One region of Bacillus pumilus genomic DNA includes:
- a CDS encoding peroxiredoxin family protein — protein MSSFKLGDKMPNFSLPTIQGEHIDFHKHLEEHQSWHLIVFFRGSWCPVCVEELKELEQQQPYFQDKDIHLMAISTDHSDDLKEFADKEGLSFPIMSDKDLTSLKAYEVHYHGEDAPYEDHGVHGEPAYFLLNEKGQVLYQQRQTSPFGRPHANELRKIIQYIRKNLKGQYKSVK, from the coding sequence ATGAGTTCATTCAAATTAGGAGATAAAATGCCCAATTTTTCACTTCCAACCATTCAGGGCGAACATATTGATTTTCACAAACATTTAGAGGAGCATCAAAGCTGGCACCTCATCGTCTTCTTTAGAGGCTCATGGTGCCCAGTATGTGTAGAAGAATTGAAAGAGCTCGAACAGCAGCAGCCATACTTTCAAGACAAGGATATCCACTTAATGGCGATTTCAACGGATCATTCTGATGACTTGAAGGAATTTGCCGATAAAGAAGGACTATCCTTCCCAATCATGTCTGACAAGGACCTCACTTCATTAAAAGCATATGAAGTCCACTATCACGGAGAAGATGCTCCTTATGAAGATCACGGAGTGCACGGGGAACCTGCCTATTTCTTATTAAACGAAAAGGGCCAAGTCCTCTATCAGCAAAGACAAACAAGTCCGTTTGGCAGACCGCATGCCAACGAACTGCGCAAAATCATTCAGTACATCCGCAAAAACTTAAAAGGCCAATATAAAAGCGTGAAATAA
- a CDS encoding DUF418 domain-containing protein: protein MKERIRLLDILRGFAILGTLGTNVWFFAYAGDTFATDQIADEYENGSFLESLVSMFVYGKMLSLLTIMFGVGLELKYQQAKRKNTPWPGTYLWILLFLFIEGFVHFALVMEYDVLMSYAVTGLLVAFIVRGGSKRIKRGMIFSGVIHLLVLSCLMVFALSEMETESYDQSSEPALEEQLPETWISQVQERLQHFFMYRGEAIFIIPMNTFLFLLGVRMMRAGVFYANERGQSLRKRLFRIGLWVGLPLNALVFVPNELVEFVVRYAFSPFLSLFYIAVIAKLLAHTESWFMWNWFEYVGKMALSCYILQNVICSVLFYSWGLGLGGQINAPLIVLAWLLISLLQIAISACCLKVWRIGPMEYIRSQALRRVTKKKAA, encoded by the coding sequence GTGAAAGAAAGAATAAGATTATTAGATATTTTAAGAGGTTTCGCCATATTAGGCACATTGGGAACGAACGTCTGGTTTTTTGCCTATGCAGGGGATACCTTTGCGACAGATCAGATTGCAGATGAATATGAGAATGGCAGTTTTCTAGAAAGCCTTGTTTCCATGTTCGTCTATGGGAAAATGCTCTCGCTGCTCACTATCATGTTCGGTGTAGGGCTAGAGCTCAAATACCAGCAGGCCAAAAGAAAAAACACGCCTTGGCCGGGTACATATTTATGGATTCTTTTATTTTTATTTATCGAAGGCTTTGTCCATTTTGCACTTGTGATGGAATATGATGTGCTCATGAGTTACGCTGTCACCGGTTTGCTTGTGGCATTTATTGTGCGAGGAGGGAGCAAGCGTATCAAAAGAGGCATGATCTTCTCTGGAGTCATTCATCTGCTTGTTCTGTCCTGTCTGATGGTGTTCGCCCTCTCTGAAATGGAAACAGAATCGTATGATCAAAGCAGTGAACCGGCGCTGGAAGAGCAACTACCAGAGACATGGATCTCACAGGTTCAAGAACGATTACAACACTTTTTCATGTACCGGGGGGAAGCGATCTTTATCATTCCAATGAACACATTTCTGTTTTTATTAGGTGTGCGGATGATGAGAGCCGGTGTTTTTTATGCAAACGAACGCGGGCAATCTCTACGGAAAAGATTATTCCGAATCGGTCTGTGGGTGGGTTTGCCGCTGAATGCACTTGTCTTCGTTCCGAACGAACTAGTGGAATTCGTTGTGCGCTATGCGTTTTCGCCATTCCTCTCTCTTTTCTATATCGCTGTTATTGCGAAGCTCTTGGCTCACACGGAGTCATGGTTCATGTGGAATTGGTTTGAATATGTAGGGAAAATGGCGCTCAGCTGTTACATCCTGCAAAATGTCATCTGCTCGGTTCTTTTTTATAGCTGGGGATTGGGTCTTGGCGGGCAAATCAACGCCCCTCTTATCGTATTGGCATGGCTGCTCATTTCTCTTCTGCAAATCGCCATATCAGCATGTTGTCTAAAGGTTTGGAGAATTGGTCCAATGGAATATATTCGTTCGCAGGCACTTCGCCGGGTGACGAAGAAGAAAGCAGCATAA
- a CDS encoding adenylosuccinate synthase produces MSSVVVVGTQWGDEGKGKITDFLSENAEVIARYQGGNNAGHTIKFDGVTYKLHLIPSGIFYKEKTCVIGNGMVVDPKALVTELAYLHERNVSTDNLRISNRAHVILPYHLKLDEVEEERKGANKIGTTKKGIGPAYMDKAARIGIRVADLLDREVFEEKLARNLEEKNRLLEKMYDSEGFKIEDILDEYYEYGQQVKKYVVDTSVVLNDALDEGRRVLFEGAQGVMLDIDQGTYPFVTSSNPVAGGVTIGSGVGPTKIQHVVGVSKAYTTRVGDGPFPTELHDDIGDQIREVGREYGTTTGRPRRVGWFDSVVVRHARRVSGITDLSLNSIDVLTGIETLKICVAYKLNGEITEEFPASLKELAKCEPVYEEMPGWTEDITGVKNLSELPENARHYLERISQLTGIPLSIFSVGPDRSQTNVVRSVYRP; encoded by the coding sequence ATGTCTTCAGTAGTCGTAGTAGGTACGCAGTGGGGTGACGAAGGGAAAGGGAAAATTACCGATTTCCTTTCAGAAAATGCAGAGGTGATTGCCCGTTATCAAGGGGGAAACAATGCAGGTCACACGATCAAATTTGATGGAGTGACTTACAAGCTACACCTCATTCCGTCCGGTATTTTTTATAAAGAAAAAACTTGTGTCATCGGTAATGGAATGGTGGTTGATCCTAAAGCGTTGGTCACTGAGCTTGCGTATCTTCACGAACGGAATGTGAGTACAGATAACCTCAGAATCAGCAATAGAGCCCATGTTATTTTGCCTTACCATTTAAAATTGGACGAGGTAGAAGAAGAGCGGAAAGGGGCTAACAAGATCGGTACGACGAAAAAAGGAATCGGACCAGCTTATATGGACAAAGCAGCTCGTATCGGTATCCGTGTCGCAGATCTATTAGATCGTGAAGTATTTGAAGAGAAGCTTGCACGTAATCTAGAAGAGAAAAATCGTCTTTTAGAGAAAATGTACGACTCAGAAGGCTTCAAGATTGAAGATATTTTAGACGAGTATTATGAATATGGTCAGCAAGTGAAAAAATATGTCGTGGACACATCTGTTGTCTTGAATGACGCACTAGATGAAGGCCGCCGCGTGCTATTTGAAGGAGCACAAGGTGTGATGCTTGATATCGATCAAGGGACATATCCATTTGTTACGTCATCTAATCCAGTGGCTGGAGGAGTGACGATTGGTTCTGGTGTAGGACCAACGAAAATTCAACATGTGGTCGGCGTGTCAAAAGCGTACACAACACGTGTTGGAGATGGCCCATTCCCGACAGAACTCCATGATGACATTGGCGATCAAATCCGTGAGGTTGGCCGTGAATACGGTACAACAACTGGACGCCCGCGCCGTGTTGGCTGGTTTGACAGTGTTGTTGTCCGACATGCTCGCCGTGTGAGCGGGATTACAGATCTATCTCTTAACTCAATTGATGTATTGACAGGGATTGAAACATTGAAAATCTGTGTCGCTTATAAATTGAACGGAGAAATCACAGAAGAATTCCCAGCAAGTCTAAAAGAATTAGCGAAATGTGAGCCTGTCTACGAAGAAATGCCAGGATGGACAGAGGATATTACAGGCGTGAAGAATTTAAGCGAACTGCCTGAAAATGCCCGTCATTATTTAGAGCGTATTTCACAATTAACAGGTATTCCACTTTCCATTTTCTCAGTCGGACCAGATCGTTCACAAACGAACGTTGTCCGCAGCGTGTACCGTCCATAA
- a CDS encoding TetR/AcrR family transcriptional regulator, translating into MKKIGRGERLVADCYRGDKRATESKQQLRKALFQLLSEKEWGKISVQDLTKVAGIHRTTFYQHYEDKFDLAQQVMDEMFDVMKCAIFAPVQEGNLEKEHAAYVYIFRFYQHLQEHEEEYQILLKRGRELNIHGTVRAFFEESFSLGVKGVAGSKPDPHLVPIDMQKQFVISAYVGTAEWWLRTGRPYSPDFMASSMIHLIENQ; encoded by the coding sequence TTGAAGAAAATAGGAAGGGGAGAGCGGCTTGTGGCGGACTGCTACAGAGGGGATAAGCGCGCAACGGAATCAAAGCAGCAATTAAGAAAAGCATTATTTCAGTTATTAAGCGAGAAAGAATGGGGGAAAATTTCTGTACAGGATTTGACGAAAGTGGCGGGCATCCACCGCACGACCTTTTATCAGCATTATGAGGATAAATTTGATCTTGCCCAGCAGGTGATGGATGAGATGTTTGATGTGATGAAATGTGCCATTTTTGCGCCTGTACAAGAAGGTAATTTGGAAAAAGAGCATGCGGCATATGTGTATATTTTTCGATTTTATCAGCATTTGCAAGAACACGAAGAGGAGTATCAAATTCTCTTGAAGCGAGGACGAGAGCTCAATATTCATGGAACGGTTCGTGCTTTTTTTGAAGAAAGCTTTTCTTTGGGGGTAAAGGGGGTTGCAGGCTCAAAGCCTGATCCGCATCTCGTTCCTATCGACATGCAGAAGCAATTCGTCATTTCGGCTTATGTTGGAACAGCTGAATGGTGGCTGAGGACAGGGAGACCGTACTCACCTGATTTTATGGCAAGCTCTATGATTCATTTAATTGAAAATCAATAG
- a CDS encoding cytochrome P450 has translation METTTPSAVQKTLLRGKNKQDPYHPFDWYANMRQTSPVHFDEASRTWSVFTYEEAKRVTIDKDTFSSQPPKNQRKHSLMKTMVMMDPPNHTRIRSIVSKAFTPRVMKLWEPRIQELMDELMAQLEGKKEIDLVQDISYPLPVIVIAELLGVPSEHKQSFKEWSDILVSMPKSENEEDVAEWQKTRDKGEADMMAFFADTIEKKRHNLGDDLISLIIQAEENGDKLSADELIPFCNLLLLAGNETTTNLISNMIFSLLEQPGAYKALAQSPELIPRAVEEAVRFRAPAPTIVRYVTKDTELGGEVLKKGDNVIVFLASANRDERQFSNAHEYDIHRHPNPHIGFGHGIHFCLGAPLARLEACTAIKTLIERYEALELLSYVPMTSSSMYGLKELKLRVTPRS, from the coding sequence ATGGAAACAACAACCCCAAGTGCCGTGCAAAAAACGTTATTAAGAGGAAAAAACAAGCAGGACCCGTATCACCCATTTGATTGGTATGCCAACATGCGCCAGACATCACCTGTTCATTTTGACGAAGCCAGCCGAACGTGGAGTGTATTCACCTACGAGGAAGCAAAGCGTGTGACAATCGATAAAGATACCTTTTCGAGTCAGCCTCCTAAAAACCAGCGGAAGCATTCACTGATGAAAACAATGGTGATGATGGACCCTCCCAATCACACTCGTATCCGCTCCATTGTCAGCAAAGCCTTTACTCCTCGAGTCATGAAATTGTGGGAGCCTCGTATTCAAGAATTGATGGATGAACTCATGGCACAACTTGAAGGAAAAAAAGAGATTGACCTAGTGCAAGACATCTCTTATCCGCTTCCTGTCATTGTCATTGCAGAACTTTTAGGTGTGCCGTCAGAGCATAAACAATCCTTTAAAGAATGGTCAGATATTCTCGTCAGCATGCCTAAAAGTGAAAATGAGGAGGATGTAGCTGAATGGCAGAAAACACGTGACAAAGGAGAAGCTGACATGATGGCGTTTTTTGCAGACACCATTGAAAAGAAACGTCACAACCTCGGTGATGATTTGATTTCCCTCATTATTCAAGCGGAGGAGAATGGAGACAAACTGTCAGCGGATGAACTAATTCCATTTTGTAATCTTCTTCTTTTAGCCGGCAACGAAACAACTACCAACTTGATCTCCAATATGATCTTCAGCTTGTTAGAACAGCCGGGTGCGTATAAAGCGCTCGCCCAATCACCTGAACTCATCCCACGTGCAGTGGAGGAGGCCGTCCGTTTTCGTGCACCAGCTCCTACAATCGTCCGTTATGTCACAAAAGATACAGAGCTTGGAGGAGAAGTGTTGAAAAAGGGAGACAATGTGATTGTGTTTCTTGCTTCCGCCAACCGAGATGAGCGTCAATTTTCAAACGCACACGAATACGATATACACCGCCATCCTAATCCTCATATTGGTTTCGGGCACGGCATCCATTTCTGTCTTGGCGCACCACTCGCACGTCTTGAAGCATGTACAGCTATAAAGACTTTAATCGAACGATATGAGGCGTTAGAGCTCCTTTCTTACGTTCCGATGACAAGCAGCAGCATGTATGGACTGAAAGAACTGAAACTGCGCGTCACGCCTCGTTCATAA
- a CDS encoding VOC family protein: MKFQQFEAAQLRIARPTVNMEEVVSFYEEGLGLKRIGSFDQHEGYDGVMLGLPHQHVHLEITKHEEEESLPSPHPEQLLVFYIPNAEEFQQMKERLISFGGRQVTSTNPYWERGGATIEDPDGYRIVLMNTDGITPV, encoded by the coding sequence ATGAAATTTCAACAGTTCGAAGCCGCTCAATTACGCATCGCACGCCCAACCGTCAACATGGAAGAGGTTGTGTCCTTTTATGAAGAAGGCTTAGGGCTCAAACGAATAGGCTCGTTTGATCAGCATGAAGGATATGACGGCGTCATGCTGGGACTTCCTCATCAGCATGTTCATCTAGAAATCACGAAGCATGAAGAAGAAGAAAGTCTGCCCTCCCCGCATCCAGAACAGCTTCTTGTGTTCTATATTCCAAATGCTGAGGAATTTCAGCAAATGAAAGAGAGGTTGATCTCATTTGGCGGACGGCAAGTCACCTCTACAAATCCATATTGGGAACGGGGAGGAGCAACCATTGAAGACCCAGATGGGTATCGCATTGTGCTCATGAACACAGATGGAATCACCCCCGTTTAA
- the dnaB gene encoding replicative DNA helicase, with protein sequence MTELLDDRLPPQNIEAEQAVLGAVFLEPSALTLASEVLIPEDFYRMSHQKIYNAMLVLGDRGEPVDLVTVTSELANTDLLEEVGGISYLTDIANSVPTAANIEYYAKIVEEKSILRRLIRTATTIAQDGYTREDEVEDLLSDAEKTIMEVAQRKNSGAFQNIKDVLVQIYDNIEQLHNRKGDITGIPTGFSELDRMTAGFQRNDLIIVAARPSVGKTAFALNIAQNVATKTDESVAIFSLEMGAEQLVMRMLCAEGNINAQNLRTGNLTEEDWGKLTMAMGSLSNSGIFIDDTPGIRVSEIRSKCRRLKQENGLGMILIDYLQLIQGSGRSSDNRQQEVSEISRALKSLARELEVPVIALSQLSRGVEQRQDKRPMMSDIRESGSIEQDADIVAFLYRDDYYDKESENKNIIEIIIAKQRNGPVGTVSLAFVKEYNKFVNLERRFDDAGVPPGA encoded by the coding sequence ATGACGGAACTTCTCGATGACCGGCTGCCGCCGCAAAATATAGAAGCCGAGCAGGCCGTATTAGGTGCTGTTTTTTTAGAACCATCTGCGCTTACGCTCGCTTCTGAAGTATTAATTCCAGAGGATTTCTATAGAATGTCGCATCAAAAGATTTACAATGCGATGCTTGTACTTGGTGATAGAGGGGAACCGGTCGATCTTGTTACGGTGACTTCTGAACTGGCCAATACAGATTTACTAGAAGAGGTAGGCGGGATTTCGTATTTAACCGATATTGCGAACTCTGTCCCAACTGCCGCAAACATTGAATACTATGCAAAAATTGTAGAAGAGAAATCAATTTTAAGACGTCTGATCCGTACGGCGACAACCATTGCACAGGATGGATACACGCGTGAGGATGAAGTAGAGGATCTGTTGAGTGATGCTGAAAAGACCATTATGGAAGTGGCGCAGCGTAAAAACTCAGGAGCCTTCCAAAACATTAAGGACGTGCTTGTTCAGATATATGATAATATTGAACAGCTTCATAACCGAAAAGGCGATATCACAGGGATTCCAACAGGTTTCTCCGAGCTTGACCGGATGACAGCTGGATTCCAGCGAAATGACTTAATTATTGTAGCGGCTCGTCCATCAGTAGGGAAAACAGCCTTCGCATTGAACATCGCACAAAATGTTGCGACCAAAACGGACGAAAGTGTCGCCATCTTTAGTTTAGAGATGGGGGCTGAGCAGCTCGTCATGCGTATGCTTTGTGCAGAGGGGAATATTAATGCACAGAACCTAAGAACCGGTAATCTGACAGAAGAGGACTGGGGCAAGTTGACAATGGCGATGGGCTCGCTATCAAATAGTGGGATTTTCATTGACGATACACCTGGAATCAGAGTAAGTGAAATTCGCTCGAAATGCCGCCGCTTGAAGCAAGAAAACGGTCTTGGCATGATCCTGATTGACTACTTACAGCTCATTCAAGGGAGCGGACGATCAAGCGATAACCGTCAGCAAGAGGTTTCTGAAATCTCTAGGGCATTAAAATCACTGGCAAGGGAGCTTGAAGTTCCAGTTATTGCTTTGTCTCAGCTTTCACGTGGAGTAGAGCAGCGTCAGGACAAACGTCCGATGATGTCTGATATTCGTGAATCAGGAAGTATTGAGCAGGATGCCGATATCGTGGCATTCCTTTATCGTGATGATTACTACGACAAAGAATCAGAGAATAAGAACATTATTGAAATCATTATTGCCAAACAACGTAACGGTCCAGTTGGTACAGTATCACTGGCGTTCGTCAAAGAATATAACAAATTCGTCAACCTGGAAAGAAGATTTGACGATGCGGGTGTTCCGCCCGGTGCTTAA
- a CDS encoding DUF4885 family protein, with the protein MNINTSYRTATSNTHKEMDSKNQSTIKSTNETMTEADKRMKILDEKYQKINEQNKRFSDPQDHIYNKYRNPYSSYFRSDLTKSEREAAYTMEMSWARNNKGGQYDFNDAIFRNEKRYDPTQESVEKKIFNRQKVNEQLQDLFSKNGITIPKNMNLTFTIDPNHFKLVVGGSTDESLTKQIEDLLNTSNNTRELFFHIMKSRNDDSTQFTPDSLAKFHLVNQIKTVTGYNLKDLSIVNGQFVTDKGTNIFDIYKEDLLKNPYTAEHARIAASHYGAQLFDLAKNGFDSIPDLVLSIGYQNGSLHDIGQKENYGVKKTID; encoded by the coding sequence ATGAATATTAATACGTCATACAGGACAGCTACTTCAAACACTCATAAAGAAATGGATTCGAAAAATCAATCAACTATTAAAAGTACAAATGAGACGATGACCGAAGCAGATAAACGAATGAAGATACTTGATGAGAAATATCAAAAAATTAATGAACAAAATAAAAGATTCAGTGATCCTCAAGACCACATATATAATAAGTATAGAAATCCATACTCCTCTTATTTCAGAAGTGATCTAACCAAGTCTGAAAGAGAAGCTGCGTACACTATGGAAATGAGTTGGGCAAGAAATAATAAGGGTGGGCAATATGACTTTAATGACGCCATCTTCCGTAACGAAAAACGGTACGATCCTACCCAAGAAAGCGTAGAAAAGAAAATATTCAACCGACAAAAGGTCAACGAACAATTGCAAGATTTGTTCTCTAAAAATGGTATAACCATTCCTAAGAACATGAATTTAACTTTTACCATCGACCCAAATCATTTCAAATTAGTGGTGGGTGGATCAACAGATGAATCGCTGACTAAACAAATAGAAGACCTATTAAATACAAGCAACAATACAAGAGAATTATTTTTCCATATTATGAAAAGTAGAAATGATGATTCTACTCAATTCACGCCTGATTCTCTTGCTAAATTCCACCTTGTGAATCAAATCAAAACGGTGACAGGCTACAATTTAAAAGACTTAAGTATTGTAAACGGTCAATTTGTAACCGATAAAGGGACGAATATTTTTGATATATACAAAGAAGATCTCCTGAAAAATCCATACACAGCAGAACATGCACGTATTGCCGCTTCACATTACGGAGCACAGCTGTTTGATCTAGCGAAAAACGGGTTTGATTCTATTCCCGATTTGGTGTTATCCATTGGTTATCAAAACGGGTCTTTACATGACATTGGGCAAAAAGAAAATTATGGAGTGAAGAAAACGATCGATTAA
- a CDS encoding alpha/beta hydrolase: MSKRPEGMGTEDSFFGESRPFFIPGTEQLDITAHPYRLFIFKPNTTPPAAGFPVMYVLDGNSLFGTMVEAIRLQSRRPEKTGVVPAIIVGIGYQTEAPYHPLRHYDLTLTSPDASIGGKRKDFSIHTYGGASAFFSFLEKTVKPYIEQRFPINLSRQTLFGHSLGGLFVLHTLFEHPDAYQTYIAGSPSIHWNKNLFLEKEHQFTNRIRQVPMNVRLLVGVGELEKHHPCQMNAHAKSLANRMLPLSSYGLHTAYHEFPEEGHTSVLPVLMNYAFRFALYHDDLLTTTDMKER; the protein is encoded by the coding sequence ATGTCCAAACGCCCTGAAGGAATGGGTACTGAGGATTCATTTTTCGGAGAAAGCCGTCCTTTTTTTATACCCGGGACGGAGCAACTAGATATCACAGCACACCCATACAGACTTTTTATATTTAAACCGAATACTACTCCTCCAGCGGCTGGTTTTCCAGTCATGTACGTGCTTGATGGGAATTCACTTTTTGGCACAATGGTCGAAGCCATTCGTTTACAGTCAAGAAGACCTGAAAAAACAGGTGTTGTACCTGCCATCATTGTTGGAATTGGCTATCAGACAGAAGCGCCCTATCATCCGCTCAGGCATTATGATCTCACTCTTACCAGCCCTGACGCTTCCATCGGGGGCAAAAGAAAAGACTTCTCCATCCATACATATGGTGGGGCCTCTGCTTTCTTTTCTTTTTTAGAAAAGACTGTGAAGCCTTATATCGAGCAACGCTTTCCGATCAACCTAAGTCGTCAAACACTGTTTGGGCATTCTCTTGGCGGTCTTTTTGTATTACACACACTATTTGAGCACCCTGATGCTTATCAGACATATATTGCAGGCAGTCCTTCTATCCACTGGAACAAAAATTTATTTCTAGAAAAAGAACACCAATTCACCAACCGCATACGTCAGGTGCCTATGAATGTCAGGCTGCTTGTAGGTGTAGGTGAGTTAGAAAAACATCATCCATGTCAAATGAATGCTCATGCAAAGTCACTAGCAAATCGTATGCTGCCTTTATCCTCATATGGCTTACATACGGCCTATCACGAGTTCCCTGAAGAAGGACATACGTCCGTTTTACCGGTGCTGATGAATTACGCTTTTCGTTTTGCGCTCTATCATGATGATCTTTTAACAACCACAGACATGAAAGAAAGGTAG
- a CDS encoding 2,3-dihydro-2,3-dihydroxybenzoate dehydrogenase, producing MKHSGLSQKIALVTGAGQGIGQAVAKRLADEGAIIAAVDANEDQLQSTVHQMNDEGLRAFAYPGDITDQASVQHIINQIEKQLGPIYLLVNVAGILRISSIDQLSADDWQQTFAVNTHGVFYVSQAVSKYMMKRSAGVIVTVSSNAGAIPRMNMAAYAASKAAATSFTKTLGLELADYGIRCNVVSPGSTATPMQWALWSDEQGADHVIKGSLETYKTGIPLQKIADPQNIADAVIFFASEQSSHITMQNLTIDGGATLGI from the coding sequence ATGAAACATAGTGGTCTATCTCAAAAGATTGCCCTTGTCACAGGCGCAGGGCAAGGTATCGGACAAGCAGTCGCAAAAAGACTAGCCGACGAAGGTGCGATCATTGCAGCAGTTGACGCAAATGAGGATCAGCTTCAAAGCACCGTCCATCAAATGAATGATGAAGGCTTACGTGCCTTTGCCTATCCAGGTGACATTACCGATCAAGCATCTGTTCAGCACATTATCAATCAAATTGAAAAACAGCTTGGACCCATTTATTTACTAGTCAATGTAGCAGGCATTCTTCGAATCAGTTCTATTGACCAGCTTAGTGCAGATGACTGGCAACAAACCTTCGCAGTCAACACACATGGTGTCTTTTATGTATCACAAGCTGTCTCCAAATACATGATGAAAAGATCAGCAGGGGTCATTGTGACCGTCAGCTCTAACGCAGGTGCCATTCCTAGAATGAATATGGCTGCCTATGCCGCTTCAAAGGCAGCAGCTACTTCCTTTACAAAAACGCTTGGATTAGAGCTGGCAGACTATGGAATCAGATGCAATGTTGTCTCTCCTGGCTCTACCGCAACACCTATGCAATGGGCTTTATGGTCTGATGAACAAGGCGCAGACCATGTGATCAAAGGGTCATTAGAGACGTATAAAACCGGTATTCCTTTACAAAAAATCGCTGATCCTCAAAACATCGCTGATGCAGTCATCTTCTTTGCATCTGAACAATCCAGTCATATTACGATGCAGAATCTCACGATTGATGGTGGCGCAACACTCGGAATCTAG
- the dhbC gene encoding isochorismate synthase DhbC → MKHSLLPSEEKVQLIQDYQPGAFFLASPKRTILAEGIFQHIETNQLNELSTRVAHVFDTAKQAGIQSPIIAGAVPFDPAQPVRLNVPIHVQFSDPLEFHQGDEESEVTSPSYEVTPVPSPEVYMNGVNEGLAKIEKGELSKIVISRSLHLKSNQDIHTKAILERLARHNTTGYTFAANVADPKSPQKRTLLGASPELLLSKTGSSVISNPLAGSRPRSSDPVEDQRRHDELLTSAKDLHEHAVVVDAVTKALAPYCRKLDVPVSPSVIQTETMWHLSTVVKGELADSSVSSIDLALSLHPTPAVCGTPTADAREAIQAIEPFDRGFFTGMIGWADANGDGDWIVTIRCAEAEGQSLRLFAGAGVVKGSKAEEELAETSAKFNTMLRAMGIHQL, encoded by the coding sequence ATGAAACATTCATTATTGCCGTCAGAAGAAAAAGTACAGTTGATTCAAGACTATCAGCCAGGCGCTTTTTTCCTTGCTTCCCCTAAACGTACAATACTTGCAGAAGGGATTTTCCAGCATATTGAAACCAATCAGCTCAATGAACTCTCCACAAGGGTAGCGCACGTATTTGACACTGCCAAACAAGCTGGTATTCAATCACCAATTATTGCTGGTGCTGTTCCGTTTGATCCGGCGCAACCCGTTCGTTTAAATGTGCCAATCCATGTACAGTTTAGTGATCCACTCGAATTTCATCAAGGTGATGAGGAATCGGAAGTGACATCGCCATCCTATGAGGTGACACCTGTCCCTTCTCCTGAAGTCTACATGAATGGTGTGAACGAAGGGTTAGCTAAAATTGAAAAAGGAGAGCTTAGCAAAATCGTCATTTCTCGATCTCTCCATCTCAAATCAAATCAAGACATTCATACGAAAGCAATACTCGAACGGCTGGCTCGTCACAATACGACTGGCTATACGTTTGCTGCAAATGTAGCTGATCCGAAATCTCCCCAAAAGCGCACACTTCTTGGGGCAAGTCCTGAGCTGCTTCTTTCAAAAACGGGTTCATCTGTGATTTCCAATCCACTCGCTGGTTCTCGGCCGCGTAGTTCAGATCCAGTAGAAGACCAGCGCCGTCACGATGAACTCCTTACTTCAGCGAAGGATTTACACGAGCATGCAGTGGTTGTCGACGCTGTCACTAAAGCGCTTGCTCCTTACTGTCGTAAGTTAGATGTGCCTGTATCACCATCCGTCATACAAACAGAAACGATGTGGCATTTATCTACTGTCGTAAAAGGTGAATTAGCAGATTCCAGTGTATCCTCAATTGATTTAGCGCTGAGCCTTCATCCAACACCCGCAGTATGCGGAACACCTACAGCAGATGCACGTGAAGCAATCCAAGCAATTGAACCCTTCGATCGAGGATTTTTCACAGGAATGATCGGCTGGGCAGATGCAAATGGTGATGGTGATTGGATTGTCACCATTCGTTGTGCAGAAGCTGAGGGTCAATCCCTTCGCCTCTTTGCTGGTGCAGGAGTGGTCAAAGGATCTAAGGCAGAAGAAGAGCTAGCCGAAACATCTGCAAAATTTAACACGATGCTTCGTGCGATGGGCATCCACCAGCTATAA